The Impatiens glandulifera chromosome 3, dImpGla2.1, whole genome shotgun sequence genome contains a region encoding:
- the LOC124931886 gene encoding allene oxide synthase 3-like: MSQVNDSDHSKLPLRAIPGSYGIPFFGAIKDRLDFYYNQGPDKFLKTRLEKHKSTIFRTNMPPGPFMAPNPRVVTVLDAVSFPILFDTSKVEKRNILDGTYMPSTKLFGGYRVCAFLDPSEPTHTAAKQFALSFVASRHNSVIPIFRSCTNDLLGQLEDDVALGKVPTNNFNTHSDKMSFDFVVRLFSDDDIPSKQTNLGSDGSKLFDKWLLFQLAPLMTLGLKFIPNFVEDLLLHTFRLPPFLVKSDYQKLYDAFYSSAKSVLDQGEKLGLSREEACHNHVFLAGFSSYGGMKVLFPIIIKWVGLAGKGLHRRLADEIRGVVKSEGGVTFSALEKMSLTKSVVYEALRIEPPVPYQYAKAKEDIVINNHEARFEIKKGEIIFGYQPFATKDSKIFVNPEEFMADRFVGEEGEKLLKYVYWSNGRETEEPTAGNKQCAGKYLVILLSRLILVDLFLRYDTFTVDVGTILLGPAVTVKSLTKATSY; the protein is encoded by the coding sequence ATGAGTCAGGTTAATGATTCCGATCACTCTAAGCTCCCTCTCCGGGCAATTCCCGGCAGCTATGGCATTCCATTCTTCGGAGCAATCAAAGACCGACTAGATTTCTACTACAATCAAGGACCCGACAAGTTTCTCAAAACCAGACTCGAAAAACACAAATCAACCATCTTCCGAACAAACATGCCTCCAGGTCCGTTCATGGCACCAAACCCAAGAGTCGTAACCGTCCTCGACGCCGTCAGTTTCCCCATCTTATTCGACACGTCCAAGGTTGAAAAACGAAACATCCTAGACGGCACCTACATGCCGTCGACGAAACTCTTCGGCGGTTACAGAGTATGCGCTTTTCTCGACCCATCTGAACCAACTCATACGGCGGCGAAGCAATTCGCGCTGTCGTTTGTCGCCTCCCGTCATAACTCCGTTATTCCAATCTTCCGTAGCTGTACTAATGATCTCCTCGGACAACTCGAAGACGACGTCGCATTAGGAAAGGTCCCAACTAATAATTTCAACACACACAGCGACAAAATGTCGTTCGATTTCGTCGTCCGTCTCTTCTCCGACGATGATATTCCTTCCAAACAAACCAATCTCGGATCCGACGGTTCTAAATTGTTCGACAAATGGCTTCTGTTTCAACTAGCACCGTTAATGACATTAGGATTGAAATTCATCCCAAATTTCGTCGAAGATTTACTTCTCCATACATTCCGCCTCCCACCTTTTCTAGTGAAATCCGATTACCAGAAACTCTACGACGCTTTCTATTCCTCGGCGAAATCTGTTTTAGATCAAGGGGAAAAATTAGGCCTTTCTCGAGAGGAAGCTTGTCATAACCACGTATTCCTCGCCGGATTCAGTTCCTACGGCGGGATGAAAGTTCTATTCCCGATTATTATCAAATGGGTCGGATTAGCCGGGAAAGGACTACACCGACGGCTGGCGGATGAGATTAGGGGCGTCGTGAAATCGGAAGGCGGGGTGACGTTTTCGGCGTTGGAGAAGATGAGTCTGACGAAATCGGTCGTGTACGAGGCTCTTAGAATCGAGCCGCCGGTTCCGTATCAGTATGCGAAGGCGAAGGAGGATATTGTGATTAATAATCATGAGGCGAGATTTGAGATAAAGAAAGGGGAGATTATATTTGGGTATCAGCCGTTTGCTACGAAAGATTCGAAGATTTTTGTGAATCCGGAGGAGTTTATGGCGGATAGATTTGTTGGGGAAGAAGGAGAGAAGCTGTTGAAGTATGTTTATTGGTCGAATGGGCGGGAGACGGAGGAGCCAACGGCCGGAAACAAGCAATGTGCAGGGAAGTATCTGGTGATACTCTTGTCCAGGCTAATTTTGGTGGACTTGTTCTTACGTTATGATACGTTTACTGTTGATGTCGGTACTATACTATTGGGCCCAGCTGTAACGGTCAAATCGCTAACCAAGGCGACCTCATATTGA